One window of Anaerolineales bacterium genomic DNA carries:
- a CDS encoding ATP-binding cassette domain-containing protein: protein MIKVSGLTKDYGSRRAINNLNFDCQQGEIVGFLGPNGAGKTTTMRILTGYMPPSDGEAIVAGYDVVEESLEVRKRVGYLPETVPLYHDMIVFDYLKYMGELRHVPDVDDRVEEALDMVGLINRSNGYVGNLSKGMKQRVGLAQALLHRPEVLILDEPTIGLDPGQVVEVRELIREIGRERTVLLSTHLLNEAQNLCDRVLIINKGKIVAEDTTENLQARLLGAERVVVRVRGEADELASSIKSVKGVRKVETLDDGGVEFEFASGKDLRPEVARQVIKDGYDLLELRPLGMSLEEIFLELTNNEGKK, encoded by the coding sequence ATGATCAAGGTTAGCGGTCTTACTAAAGATTACGGATCGCGCCGCGCCATCAACAACCTCAATTTCGATTGCCAGCAGGGCGAAATTGTGGGCTTTCTGGGTCCGAACGGCGCGGGCAAAACAACCACAATGCGAATCCTGACCGGGTACATGCCGCCAAGCGACGGCGAGGCGATCGTAGCCGGTTACGATGTGGTGGAAGAATCGCTGGAGGTACGCAAACGGGTGGGATACCTACCCGAGACCGTGCCGCTTTACCACGACATGATCGTCTTCGATTACCTGAAGTATATGGGCGAACTGCGCCACGTCCCGGACGTGGACGACCGCGTGGAAGAGGCGCTGGATATGGTTGGTTTGATCAACCGGTCGAATGGATATGTAGGTAACCTCTCCAAAGGTATGAAACAGCGCGTTGGGCTGGCTCAGGCGCTTCTGCACCGGCCTGAGGTTTTGATCCTCGACGAGCCGACCATCGGTCTCGATCCGGGCCAGGTGGTGGAAGTGCGCGAATTGATCCGCGAGATCGGCAGGGAACGGACCGTATTGCTCTCCACCCACCTGCTGAACGAAGCGCAAAACCTCTGCGATCGCGTGCTTATCATCAATAAAGGCAAGATCGTCGCTGAAGATACCACCGAGAACCTGCAAGCCCGCCTGCTCGGCGCGGAAAGGGTCGTCGTGCGCGTGCGCGGCGAAGCGGACGAACTTGCCTCCTCCATCAAGAGCGTCAAGGGCGTGCGGAAGGTGGAAACGCTCGATGACGGCGGCGTGGAATTCGAATTCGCCTCCGGCAAGGATCTGCGCCCGGAAGTCGCCCGCCAGGTCATCAAAGACGGGTACGACCTGCTTGAGCTCCGTCCGCTTGGCATGAGTTTGGAGGAGATCTTCCTCGAGCTCACCAACAACGAAGGGAAGAAATAA
- a CDS encoding aldo/keto reductase: protein MKYKRLGNTGLNVSELCMGTMQFGWSVGEAESHLILTASFESGINFFDTADIYSKWVDGNPGGIAETYIGNWLKENKVRRDQVVIATKVRGEMGRGPNDKGLSRVHIMNAIEGSLKRLQTDYVDLYQSHWSDEDTPIEETMRAFDDLVRQGKVRYVGASNYDAWELMQALWVSDKYNLARYDSIQPHYNLIHRDEFERELRSVCKTYNIGVIPYSPLAGGFLTGKYRRDEPLPESRRAEGRKKSMTEKNFTLIHEMDRIALVHKATISQIAIAWMLADPIITSPIIGATSIAQLNENLGALEFHLTEEERDSLNKLTEWRVG from the coding sequence ATGAAGTACAAGAGACTTGGAAATACCGGTTTGAATGTATCTGAATTGTGCATGGGGACGATGCAATTCGGCTGGTCGGTGGGAGAGGCGGAGTCTCATCTAATATTGACTGCCTCTTTTGAATCGGGGATCAATTTCTTCGACACAGCCGATATCTATTCCAAATGGGTGGACGGCAACCCCGGCGGGATCGCCGAGACCTACATCGGTAACTGGCTGAAGGAAAACAAGGTCAGGCGCGACCAGGTTGTGATCGCAACCAAGGTTCGGGGGGAGATGGGGCGGGGACCGAACGACAAAGGCTTGAGCAGGGTCCACATCATGAATGCGATAGAAGGCTCGTTAAAACGCCTACAAACGGACTATGTCGACCTATACCAATCGCACTGGTCGGATGAAGACACCCCCATCGAGGAGACCATGCGAGCCTTCGACGATCTGGTGCGACAGGGCAAGGTGAGATATGTCGGCGCCTCGAATTACGATGCCTGGGAATTGATGCAGGCGCTCTGGGTTTCGGATAAATATAATCTTGCTCGTTACGACTCCATCCAACCGCACTATAACCTGATTCACCGGGACGAATTCGAGCGTGAATTGCGGTCTGTCTGCAAGACTTACAACATCGGCGTGATTCCTTACAGTCCACTGGCGGGCGGTTTCCTGACCGGGAAATACCGCCGCGACGAGCCGCTGCCTGAAAGCCGGCGTGCCGAGGGCAGGAAAAAATCCATGACAGAGAAGAATTTCACCCTGATTCATGAAATGGATCGAATCGCGCTTGTGCATAAGGCGACCATATCCCAGATTGCCATAGCATGGATGCTCGCCGACCCGATCATCACAAGCCCCATCATTGGCGCGACCTCCATTGCGCAATTGAATGAAAACCTCGGCGCGTTGGAGTTCCATTTGACTGAAGAGGAAAGGGACAGCCTGAACAAATTGACCGAATGGAGAGTCGGGTAA
- a CDS encoding alanine racemase, with the protein MSKMMRPTFLEINLNQLRKNVEAIRLRVGSAKVMPMVKANAYGHGVDGVAPFIEPFVDMLGVALVEEGMQLRSLGIKKPILVAGGTLIEQLPLFFEYDLTLTASSLDLLLAADHLAEATRKRLAVHLKIDTGMERVGVREYEAEEFILRSSACSRLNVEGIYTHLANSEIMSLGGEVPGGAQRSRKGVSNQPPDSKNGFVESSLQFERFQEVLYLYQKHSLPVPPLRHVCNSGGILNLPDGHLDLVRPGVLFYGVYPGRDIPKTLDVEPAMTWRSKVVYSKVTQPGRSVSYGSLWKVEGSPRRVVTIPCGYADGYFRRMTNQGRVVINGKSYPQVGRICMDQFMADAGEDNVNVGDRVTLLGDGITPEELADWAGTNEYEVMTNISARVPRVFVM; encoded by the coding sequence ATGTCAAAGATGATGCGTCCGACATTCCTTGAGATAAATTTAAACCAGTTACGAAAGAATGTCGAAGCCATTCGCCTCCGCGTCGGATCTGCAAAAGTGATGCCGATGGTTAAAGCCAACGCCTACGGTCACGGCGTGGATGGAGTCGCGCCTTTCATCGAACCATTCGTCGACATGCTCGGAGTCGCGCTGGTGGAGGAGGGGATGCAGCTTCGCAGTCTGGGAATCAAAAAACCAATTTTGGTGGCAGGCGGGACGTTGATCGAGCAGTTGCCGCTTTTCTTTGAATATGATTTAACTCTCACCGCTTCTTCCCTTGACCTGTTGCTGGCTGCTGACCATCTGGCCGAAGCCACCCGAAAGCGGCTTGCCGTCCACCTCAAAATCGATACCGGCATGGAAAGGGTCGGCGTCCGCGAATACGAAGCGGAAGAATTTATATTGAGATCATCTGCGTGTAGCCGCCTGAATGTTGAAGGGATATACACTCATTTGGCAAACTCTGAAATCATGTCATTGGGAGGTGAGGTCCCGGGCGGTGCGCAGCGCAGTCGAAAGGGTGTGTCGAACCAGCCTCCAGATAGCAAAAATGGCTTTGTAGAATCTTCCCTTCAATTTGAACGCTTTCAGGAAGTCTTGTATCTCTACCAAAAACACAGTCTGCCAGTTCCTCCCCTTCGGCACGTTTGTAACTCCGGCGGGATATTGAATTTGCCCGATGGGCATTTGGATTTGGTCCGGCCCGGTGTGTTGTTCTATGGAGTCTATCCTGGACGGGATATTCCCAAAACTCTCGACGTGGAACCGGCAATGACATGGAGGTCGAAGGTGGTATATAGCAAAGTGACACAGCCTGGCCGTTCAGTCAGTTACGGGTCGTTGTGGAAGGTGGAAGGGAGTCCGAGGCGCGTGGTTACCATTCCCTGTGGCTATGCAGATGGTTACTTCCGTCGTATGACGAATCAGGGACGAGTTGTTATCAATGGGAAATCTTACCCGCAAGTGGGGCGCATTTGCATGGATCAGTTTATGGCAGATGCGGGGGAAGATAATGTCAATGTCGGGGATCGTGTAACTCTTCTTGGGGACGGGATCACCCCCGAGGAACTGGCGGACTGGGCGGGCACGAACGAGTACGAAGTGATGACAAATATCAGCGCACGCGTGCCGAGAGTGTTCGTAATGTAG
- a CDS encoding DUF4340 domain-containing protein, which translates to MATKKKKTTRAVKPPRAPRVQVELRQGKPVFRAGTWIAVVVFALVIGAAIFINRQAEEEANATETPAAEESFVYDEERVVSAIEVTDAEGNASRIERNEDKVWVLSKPEKAEADPGTAEAAATQVGTLRIITPIENADDLSIFGLDEPAYTIAVEFEDGGKSMLEVGDKTPTENGFYVNVDGEKVLVVAVSGIDTLENLLASPPYLNTPTPTPTSTPLPTGTPVPTTETITTPEATPTP; encoded by the coding sequence ATGGCGACGAAAAAGAAAAAAACAACCCGGGCGGTAAAACCGCCAAGGGCACCGCGCGTCCAGGTGGAATTGCGGCAGGGCAAACCCGTTTTTCGGGCTGGAACCTGGATCGCTGTCGTTGTCTTTGCGCTTGTCATCGGCGCGGCGATATTCATCAATCGTCAGGCGGAGGAGGAGGCGAACGCGACCGAAACCCCAGCCGCGGAAGAGTCGTTTGTCTATGACGAAGAGCGAGTCGTCTCTGCCATCGAGGTCACAGACGCGGAAGGCAATGCCTCCCGCATCGAACGGAACGAGGATAAGGTTTGGGTGTTATCCAAGCCTGAAAAAGCAGAAGCAGACCCGGGCACGGCTGAGGCGGCAGCGACTCAGGTCGGAACGCTGCGCATCATAACTCCAATTGAGAATGCGGATGATCTGTCCATCTTCGGGCTCGATGAACCCGCTTATACCATCGCGGTCGAATTCGAAGACGGCGGCAAAAGTATGCTTGAAGTAGGCGACAAAACCCCGACCGAAAACGGTTTTTACGTGAACGTGGATGGAGAAAAAGTCCTCGTGGTGGCTGTGAGCGGAATCGACACTTTGGAGAATCTTTTAGCATCGCCGCCTTACCTGAACACGCCAACCCCGACCCCGACGTCCACGCCTCTCCCCACCGGGACGCCTGTTCCAACGACCGAAACAATAACCACGCCGGAAGCGACTCCTACTCCGTAA
- a CDS encoding GldG family protein, with translation MAGKKKNQNARYAVIGLIVALIACISTGLIGFANLLGSIGMFPLPDNIQEGVNLALQISIGLLVISLAVSAILNPDAVRRFLTGRQARYGSNSLILTLAFVGILIALNYIVFNNTDLLGSPYDLTEDKSNTLSKETLQILAELKDPVKATAFYSTNSNISGAEELLNKFKNNSDGKFTYSFINPDLDPVAARLAGVTGDGKILLEMGETKEIANFSTETEIARALLRLISPGARAVYFLQGHGEISFESGEITYGIVKSTLEAKNYTVNTLNLLTTREIPEDALSIIIAGPQKPVSEDEVELLKAFVDNGGSLIVLEDPIFFTEFGDAPDPLAEYLAEDWGIILNKDVIIDGSNPDNPYAAVSLRYNDHPITQGLSENLIVIMPQARSLTISGEKENVTQTGLISTAENSWARPNENVNDNPNFNSETDTPGPLYMAVAGENSATTGRVVVVGNSLFAIDGNFDVYGNGNFFVNSVDWAAEQEDLLNLSTRPSTARVFTPPTETWRFLLLVLVMVIVIPGMVVFFGISTWLSRRRRG, from the coding sequence ATGGCTGGCAAAAAGAAGAATCAAAACGCAAGATACGCGGTGATCGGGTTGATCGTTGCCCTCATCGCATGTATATCCACAGGGTTGATCGGCTTTGCAAACCTGCTCGGCTCGATCGGCATGTTTCCCCTGCCGGATAATATTCAGGAAGGTGTGAACCTCGCCCTGCAGATCAGCATCGGGTTGCTCGTCATTTCACTGGCGGTATCCGCCATCCTCAATCCTGATGCGGTGCGGCGCTTCCTCACCGGACGCCAGGCGAGATACGGCTCAAACTCGCTGATCCTCACCCTGGCATTCGTCGGCATCCTGATCGCCCTTAACTACATCGTCTTCAATAATACCGACCTGCTCGGTTCTCCCTACGACCTTACCGAGGATAAATCCAACACCTTATCAAAGGAGACTTTGCAGATCCTCGCCGAGTTGAAAGACCCTGTTAAAGCAACGGCTTTCTATTCGACGAACTCGAACATCTCAGGCGCTGAAGAACTCCTGAATAAATTCAAGAACAACAGCGACGGCAAATTCACATACAGCTTTATCAATCCGGACCTCGATCCGGTCGCCGCCAGATTGGCAGGCGTGACAGGCGACGGGAAGATTTTGCTGGAGATGGGTGAGACGAAGGAGATCGCCAACTTCTCCACCGAAACCGAAATCGCCCGGGCTCTTCTGCGGCTTATCAGCCCTGGCGCGCGTGCGGTTTATTTCCTGCAGGGGCACGGCGAAATCTCATTCGAATCCGGCGAGATCACATACGGCATCGTCAAAAGCACGCTGGAAGCCAAGAACTACACTGTAAACACACTCAATCTGCTCACCACGCGCGAGATTCCCGAAGACGCGCTTTCCATCATCATTGCCGGACCGCAAAAGCCTGTCAGCGAAGATGAAGTGGAGTTACTTAAAGCGTTTGTGGATAACGGCGGATCATTGATCGTGCTCGAAGACCCGATCTTCTTCACGGAATTCGGTGATGCGCCCGATCCACTGGCGGAATATCTTGCCGAGGATTGGGGAATCATCCTCAATAAAGACGTCATCATCGACGGGTCGAATCCCGACAACCCCTATGCAGCTGTCTCGTTGAGATACAACGATCATCCAATCACACAGGGATTATCCGAGAACCTGATCGTCATCATGCCGCAGGCGCGCAGTCTCACTATATCGGGTGAAAAGGAGAATGTCACGCAGACTGGTTTGATCAGCACTGCGGAAAACTCCTGGGCAAGACCGAACGAGAATGTGAACGATAATCCCAACTTCAACTCCGAGACCGATACGCCCGGTCCGCTATACATGGCTGTTGCCGGAGAAAATTCCGCAACAACCGGGCGCGTGGTCGTCGTGGGTAATTCGCTTTTCGCGATCGATGGGAATTTCGATGTGTACGGCAACGGAAACTTCTTCGTCAACTCTGTGGATTGGGCCGCCGAACAGGAAGATCTGCTCAACCTATCCACGCGCCCAAGCACAGCGAGAGTATTCACACCGCCCACAGAAACCTGGCGTTTTCTTCTCCTGGTTCTCGTGATGGTGATCGTCATTCCGGGGATGGTGGTCTTCTTTGGCATTTCCACCTGGCTTTCACGCCGCAGGCGAGGTTAG
- a CDS encoding sigma-70 family RNA polymerase sigma factor — protein MSEDDEEEYSAIARLIELGRQKSFVTLDDILHFFPEAEQDVEQLEEAFSALLSAGIPFVEESMAPEPTEDELAAVEESGEAEPEPDLALDDYLANIDTDDTIGLYLKEVSRVPLLTATEEVQLAQRIERGRSAREELAHGSVSPKRRLELRRFIEDGWAAREHLITANSRLVISVAKKYMGRGVPFLDLIQEGNIGLIRATKKFDYRRGHKFSTYATWWIRQAVTRAIADQGRTIRVPVHMGDQINKLLRVQHQLTQRLGREPSVEELADALDVPPKKVENMIQVARRPLSLETPTDDEEDSVLGDFIEDDEAPPPDDTATYNLLREHLGEVLNGLPPREVRILQLRYGLLDGQAYTLEEVGRKMGVTRERVRQIEAQALSRLRHPSIRRKLRDYLGE, from the coding sequence ATAAGCGAAGACGATGAAGAAGAATATTCGGCGATAGCGCGTTTGATCGAACTGGGGCGGCAGAAATCCTTTGTTACCCTCGACGACATCCTGCATTTCTTCCCGGAAGCGGAGCAGGATGTGGAACAACTGGAGGAGGCGTTTTCAGCGCTGCTCAGCGCGGGAATCCCCTTCGTCGAGGAAAGCATGGCGCCCGAACCCACCGAGGACGAATTAGCCGCGGTGGAAGAAAGCGGCGAAGCCGAGCCCGAGCCCGATCTCGCGCTGGACGATTATCTCGCGAATATCGATACCGACGACACAATCGGCTTGTACCTCAAGGAGGTCAGCCGGGTTCCCCTGCTCACCGCCACAGAGGAAGTGCAGCTTGCCCAACGCATCGAGCGCGGACGCTCCGCCCGCGAGGAATTGGCGCACGGGAGCGTTTCCCCGAAACGGCGCCTTGAACTCCGCCGCTTCATCGAAGACGGTTGGGCGGCCCGCGAACACCTCATCACCGCAAATTCCCGCCTCGTTATCTCCGTAGCCAAAAAATACATGGGACGCGGCGTGCCTTTTCTTGACCTGATCCAGGAAGGGAATATCGGCCTGATCCGCGCCACCAAGAAATTCGATTACCGCCGCGGACATAAATTTTCAACTTACGCAACCTGGTGGATCCGCCAGGCTGTGACCCGCGCCATTGCCGACCAGGGGCGGACGATCCGCGTGCCTGTTCACATGGGCGACCAGATCAATAAACTCCTGCGAGTCCAGCACCAATTGACGCAGCGACTAGGACGCGAACCCAGCGTGGAGGAACTTGCCGATGCGCTCGACGTGCCTCCCAAGAAAGTGGAGAACATGATCCAGGTTGCACGCCGGCCGCTTTCGCTTGAAACTCCCACCGACGACGAAGAGGATTCAGTTCTCGGCGATTTCATCGAAGACGACGAAGCGCCGCCGCCTGACGACACCGCCACCTACAACCTGCTGCGCGAACATCTCGGTGAAGTCCTGAACGGACTGCCGCCGCGCGAAGTGCGCATCCTGCAACTCCGCTACGGTTTGCTCGACGGTCAAGCCTACACCCTCGAAGAAGTGGGACGCAAAATGGGTGTCACCCGCGAGCGCGTCCGGCAGATCGAAGCGCAAGCCTTGAGCCGCCTCCGTCACCCCTCCATCCGCAGGAAATTACGCGATTACCTGGGTGAATAA
- a CDS encoding pyridoxal-phosphate dependent enzyme, whose amino-acid sequence MADLPESKEKRVFGNILGAVGNTPLVKLERIGKDLPVPLYAKLEFMNPGGSVKDRVGVNIIEQAEKRGEIKPGGTIVEATSGNTGVGLAIAAALKGYKTIFVMPDKMSNEKILLLRAYGAKVVITPTAVGPDDPRSYYEVAKKFARETPNAILANQYHNPDNPQTHVLSTGPEIWEQTDGKVTDVIIGIGTGGTITGVGRYLKSMNPNITIVGIDIEGSILTEIWQNRGKIPPGAYPKTYKVEGIGEDFLPSTMDINYVDAIERAGDRESFLWARALVRQEGIFAGGSSGSAIAGAIKYCRKLTPDRLPVVILPDSGSRYLSKFYDDKWMREFGFLSMEFGETALGDLLIAKPNKALFTATLGDSIRKIVSVMHQNAVSQMPVVGADGSLVGLIEEVDLLNHMLEKHEHNHDETIDSLVQNAGAVFPPETPLEEAMPSLTAGYALIVVENSKPTGILTKIDVLDYVAGKI is encoded by the coding sequence ATGGCAGATTTACCTGAATCCAAGGAAAAACGAGTATTTGGCAACATCCTCGGCGCGGTGGGGAACACGCCGCTTGTTAAACTGGAACGCATCGGTAAAGATTTGCCCGTTCCCCTTTATGCAAAATTGGAATTCATGAATCCGGGCGGCTCGGTCAAGGACAGGGTTGGCGTGAACATCATCGAGCAGGCGGAGAAGCGCGGCGAGATCAAACCCGGCGGGACAATCGTCGAAGCCACGTCCGGCAACACGGGCGTCGGCCTCGCCATTGCAGCAGCGTTGAAAGGCTACAAGACCATCTTCGTCATGCCGGATAAGATGAGTAACGAAAAGATTTTGTTGCTGAGAGCCTACGGAGCGAAAGTGGTCATCACGCCCACCGCGGTCGGACCGGACGATCCGCGCTCGTATTATGAAGTCGCCAAAAAATTTGCGCGCGAAACACCCAACGCAATTTTGGCGAACCAATATCACAACCCGGATAATCCGCAGACGCACGTGCTCAGCACGGGACCCGAAATCTGGGAGCAGACCGACGGTAAAGTGACCGACGTCATCATCGGCATCGGCACCGGTGGGACGATCACCGGCGTGGGACGTTATCTTAAATCCATGAATCCGAACATCACCATCGTGGGCATTGATATCGAAGGCTCGATCTTGACCGAGATTTGGCAGAACAGGGGCAAGATACCACCCGGCGCGTACCCCAAGACCTACAAAGTGGAAGGTATTGGCGAGGACTTTTTGCCTTCCACGATGGATATCAATTATGTGGATGCCATCGAACGCGCGGGCGACCGGGAATCATTTCTTTGGGCGCGAGCGCTTGTGCGGCAGGAAGGGATTTTTGCAGGCGGTTCATCCGGCTCTGCGATAGCGGGCGCGATCAAATATTGCCGCAAATTGACTCCCGACCGCCTGCCAGTCGTCATTCTGCCGGACTCCGGATCACGCTATCTTTCCAAGTTCTACGACGACAAATGGATGCGCGAATTCGGATTCCTCTCGATGGAATTCGGCGAGACGGCTCTGGGCGACCTTTTGATCGCCAAGCCGAACAAAGCTTTGTTCACGGCGACACTGGGCGACTCGATCCGAAAAATTGTATCGGTCATGCACCAAAATGCGGTATCGCAAATGCCGGTTGTCGGCGCGGATGGATCCCTGGTGGGTCTCATCGAAGAGGTGGACCTGCTCAATCACATGCTCGAGAAGCACGAACACAATCATGATGAAACCATCGACTCGCTTGTTCAAAATGCAGGGGCGGTCTTCCCGCCGGAGACTCCGCTCGAGGAGGCGATGCCGTCGCTCACCGCCGGGTATGCGCTGATTGTGGTCGAGAACAGCAAACCGACCGGCATCCTGACCAAGATCGACGTTTTGGATTATGTGGCGGGGAAGATTTAG
- a CDS encoding DUF1761 domain-containing protein, with translation MDFSNVNWWAVLLCVIVSMIVGSVWFNQKTFFPAWWKAIGKAEAGQPGMENMSMTWGLTVLASFVQAVAMWFMTDVMGSDSWSSGMLSGFMLWLGFVAPSSLTNKLFAGQLKAWAIEMGNHLITFLLFGAIMGAWH, from the coding sequence ATGGATTTCAGCAACGTCAATTGGTGGGCAGTCCTGCTGTGCGTGATCGTAAGCATGATCGTCGGGAGCGTTTGGTTCAATCAAAAAACGTTCTTCCCGGCCTGGTGGAAGGCAATCGGCAAAGCTGAGGCTGGGCAACCCGGTATGGAAAACATGAGCATGACTTGGGGATTGACCGTCCTTGCATCCTTCGTTCAAGCCGTCGCCATGTGGTTCATGACCGATGTGATGGGCAGTGACTCCTGGAGCAGCGGCATGTTATCCGGTTTTATGCTCTGGCTTGGATTCGTTGCGCCATCCAGCCTGACGAATAAACTGTTTGCCGGACAGTTAAAAGCCTGGGCGATCGAGATGGGAAATCACCTCATCACGTTTTTGCTCTTCGGCGCGATCATGGGGGCATGGCATTGA
- a CDS encoding alanyl-tRNA editing protein yields MTELLYQTNAYLKDFSAVVTSVEPETRAVILDRSAFYPGGGGQPCDFGTLESDGVKYPVERVKKQGEDVLHFLGGTEPLPPPGSASTGTLDWVRRYQLMRTHTALHILCGTVFRNYGAKVTGGDMDPLKGRMDFEFESMRGELVREIEAAVNSEVKKNREIRVRILPREEAFQIPDLIRTKINLLPEGIMQVRTVEIVGLDLQADGGTHVANTSEVGTIKVVEYKSKGAINKRIYIEVQ; encoded by the coding sequence ATGACAGAACTCCTTTACCAGACCAATGCCTATCTAAAAGATTTTTCAGCCGTCGTTACATCCGTTGAACCCGAAACCCGCGCCGTCATCCTCGACCGCTCTGCATTCTACCCAGGCGGCGGGGGGCAGCCCTGCGATTTTGGAACCCTCGAATCGGACGGCGTGAAATACCCGGTGGAGAGAGTAAAGAAACAGGGGGAAGACGTCCTGCATTTTCTCGGTGGGACCGAGCCATTACCCCCGCCCGGGTCCGCCTCCACCGGGACCCTGGACTGGGTGCGGCGATACCAGCTGATGCGCACACACACGGCATTGCACATTCTGTGCGGGACGGTGTTCCGTAATTACGGCGCCAAAGTCACTGGCGGCGACATGGATCCGCTCAAGGGGCGCATGGACTTTGAGTTCGAGTCGATGCGCGGAGAACTCGTCCGCGAGATCGAAGCGGCGGTCAATTCCGAGGTAAAGAAAAACCGCGAGATCAGAGTCAGAATCCTCCCTAGGGAGGAAGCGTTTCAAATCCCCGATCTCATCCGTACCAAGATCAATCTCCTTCCGGAGGGAATCATGCAAGTCCGCACGGTTGAGATCGTCGGGCTCGACCTGCAAGCCGACGGCGGGACGCATGTGGCGAATACTTCCGAAGTGGGAACAATAAAGGTGGTGGAATACAAAAGCAAGGGCGCGATCAACAAGCGGATTTACATCGAAGTGCAATAG
- a CDS encoding ABC transporter permease subunit translates to MKNIWTIAKREYDNYFNGPLAYVVMLAILLPMGIYFSLILFYTSQQAFFGGGGAPDIQPINGLFVFLMVFLAPALTMRLLSDEARMGTLELLLTSPVRDSELVIGKWLGAMLFVLTLLGITLVYPIVLNNFVDPGIDWLVVLSSYIGLTLICGTMLALGVGISAIFTNQFAAFFVTLGLLFFLYFMIGLPAGLLPQSGEVFNYLSIQNPFDQMNAGTMTLGGIVYYLSLISLGLFIGTTAIEIRRWR, encoded by the coding sequence ATGAAAAACATCTGGACCATCGCAAAACGCGAATATGATAATTATTTCAACGGACCGCTTGCCTACGTTGTAATGCTGGCGATCCTCCTGCCCATGGGCATTTACTTCAGCCTGATATTGTTCTACACCAGCCAGCAGGCATTCTTCGGGGGCGGCGGCGCGCCGGATATTCAACCCATCAACGGCCTGTTCGTCTTCCTGATGGTATTCCTCGCGCCTGCATTGACCATGCGCCTGCTGTCCGACGAAGCCCGGATGGGGACGCTCGAACTCCTGCTCACGTCTCCAGTGCGCGACTCAGAACTTGTCATTGGCAAATGGCTTGGAGCCATGCTTTTCGTGCTGACCCTTCTGGGAATCACATTGGTTTACCCCATCGTGTTGAATAACTTTGTCGATCCCGGTATCGACTGGCTGGTCGTGCTTTCCTCCTATATCGGTTTGACCCTGATCTGCGGTACGATGCTCGCCCTCGGCGTGGGGATCTCCGCCATCTTTACGAACCAGTTCGCCGCTTTCTTCGTCACATTGGGTTTGTTGTTCTTCCTCTACTTCATGATCGGACTTCCCGCAGGCCTGCTCCCGCAGAGCGGCGAAGTCTTCAACTATCTCAGTATTCAAAATCCCTTCGACCAGATGAACGCCGGAACGATGACGCTTGGCGGAATTGTGTATTACCTCAGCCTGATCTCGCTTGGCTTGTTCATCGGCACCACGGCAATCGAAATTCGGAGATGGCGCTAA